CCGGCGGCTTAAACATTTTCGGCGACAGCGTAATCCAATCAAACCGCCCCGTTAACGGATGGGCACCCGACGTTTCCAAATGCACCCGCAAACCCGCTTGCCGCAAAGCCTCCGTCAACTCTGACAAATCATGCATCAACGGTTCACCCCCCGTAATCACCACAAACCTGGGATGACAAGACTGCGCTTCCGCAACTAAATCCGCAACGCCATGCCGAGGATGACGCTTATCACTCCAGGAAATCTTCGTATCACACCAAGGACAACCCACATCACACAACGCTAACCGAATAAAAAACGCATTCGCCCCAACCCAAGCCCCCTCACCCTGAACAGAATGAAACGTCTCCACGATCGGCAACAAATTCTGCAATTCTGAAGCAGATGATTTATCTACAGACAAACGATCATCAGTTACAACATCAGATGGATTAGAAAACATATTAGAAAAAGAAACCACAACAAAATCCCTAAAACAACAACTCAAACAAAACTAAAAGATAGAGCCGCACAATTTTCTAACACCCAATCAATCTGGAATTGCAATCCCTAACGATCCCCCAAAATTCCTGCGCCAACGCGCCACTGCGCGAGAAATCAGGAGAACTTTGAGAGAATTTGGCCCAATTCCCCCCTTATTAAGGGGGGAATTGGGGGGATCGAAAAACTTTACAGGTCTAACCGTATCGCACCCGCGACTTAATCATCCGTATACTCCGCCCAAGAATGCGGCGACTCAGAAACCGACACATTCAGCCTCACCCCATCGGGCAACATCTTCTTCGTTTTGTCGTAAATATACTTCGCAATCATTTCCGCCGTTGTCTCATACTCCGGTGGCATCACCTCATTCAGCACACAGTGATCCAGCCCACCCTTCGTCACATCCTTCTTCGCCCAACGCAACGTTCGAAAATCCGCCACCATCACCGGATGGGGACAATACTCCGACCCATGGAGCCGATCGCTTGTCGCCTCCAGCTTCACCGTATAGGTGTGACCATGGAGCCGACCACAAGGCCCGTTGTAGTCCCGGATTTGGTGGGCAGCAGAAAAATGAAATTCAGTGGCAAGTTTCCAGCGAGGCATGGGGAAATAACGACAATGACCTAACCAATCTTACCTAACCTGCCCGAGAAACCGTTTGCAGGAAGGTATCAAATTCTGACCGATCGGCCATGGCCACCTGCGCCCCCCGCCGGGTTGTCGCCAAAGCCCCCGCCACCGAACCCCACACCACCGCCTCCCGCAGCGACTTTCCCTCCACGATCGCCGTCGCCAATCCCCCCGCAAAGGCATCCCCCGCCGCCACAGAATCGATCGCCGTCACCGGAAACGCAGGCACAAAAAACTCCTCCTCCAGCGTCCGGCAAAACGCCCCCTGGGCACCCAGTTTCACAATCACCGTCTTCGCTCCCTGGGCCTGTAACCGCTGGGCAGCTTGCTGGGCCGTCTCCAGCGAATTCACCACAATCCCCGTCAACTGGCTAGCCTCCACCTCATTCGGCACCAAAATATCCACATAGGGATACAAATCCTCGATCGATCCCCCAGGGACAGGCGCGGGATCCAAAAACACACAAACCCCCGCCTGCTTTGCCGCCTGAGCCGCCTGCCGCACCGCCTCGATCGGCACTTCCAGTTGCAGCAAAAGCACCTTCGTCGTCGGCAGTAACGGGGATAAACGCTGCACCTCTGGGTCACCCACCCGATCGTTCGCCCCAAAAACACCCAAAATCTGGTTCTCCCCCGTATCCGCCACCGTAATCACCGCCACCCCAGAATGCATCTCCGGATCGATCGCGATCGCCCCAGTCTCCACCCCATAGGACTGCAA
The Alkalinema sp. FACHB-956 DNA segment above includes these coding regions:
- a CDS encoding 7-carboxy-7-deazaguanine synthase QueE codes for the protein MSVDKSSASELQNLLPIVETFHSVQGEGAWVGANAFFIRLALCDVGCPWCDTKISWSDKRHPRHGVADLVAEAQSCHPRFVVITGGEPLMHDLSELTEALRQAGLRVHLETSGAHPLTGRFDWITLSPKMFKPPVAEIYAHVHELKVVISQSEDFAWAEEQSAKTPESVVRYLQPEWTSAEGQKLVFDYVLAHPQWRISLQTHKLLGVR
- a CDS encoding 6-pyruvoyl tetrahydropterin synthase family protein, with product MPRWKLATEFHFSAAHQIRDYNGPCGRLHGHTYTVKLEATSDRLHGSEYCPHPVMVADFRTLRWAKKDVTKGGLDHCVLNEVMPPEYETTAEMIAKYIYDKTKKMLPDGVRLNVSVSESPHSWAEYTDD
- the rbsK gene encoding ribokinase is translated as MTIVVFGSLNMDLVTQVPRLPQAGETLMGHRFFTTPGGKGANQAVAAAKLGVPTAMVGRVGNDGFGQELLASLQSYGVETGAIAIDPEMHSGVAVITVADTGENQILGVFGANDRVGDPEVQRLSPLLPTTKVLLLQLEVPIEAVRQAAQAAKQAGVCVFLDPAPVPGGSIEDLYPYVDILVPNEVEASQLTGIVVNSLETAQQAAQRLQAQGAKTVIVKLGAQGAFCRTLEEEFFVPAFPVTAIDSVAAGDAFAGGLATAIVEGKSLREAVVWGSVAGALATTRRGAQVAMADRSEFDTFLQTVSRAG